One window of Chamaesiphon minutus PCC 6605 genomic DNA carries:
- the hemF gene encoding oxygen-dependent coproporphyrinogen oxidase: protein MTAFSTDNKITNDAFLPPTNAKSRIVQFMRDFQDSVCQGLEAVDGGGTFQEESWDRPEGGGGRSRVMKEGNVFEQGGVNFSEVWGDHLPPSILSQRPDAAGHRWFATGTSMVLHPRNPYIPTVHLNYRYFEAGPVWWFGGGLDLTPYYPFAEDASHLHNTLKAACDKHSSDLYPTFKLWCDEYFYLKHRNETRGVGGIFFDYQDGQGALYRGPDPQGPAAQHSDSIGIPAPRTWEELFAISQDCANSFLPAYLPIVERRRNTEYGDRQRNFQLYRRGRYVEFNLVYDRGTIFGLQTNGRTESILMSLPPLVRWEYGYQPEPNSPEAELYETFLKPQDWANWKG, encoded by the coding sequence AGCTTTCTCTACTGACAATAAGATAACCAATGATGCTTTTCTGCCTCCTACCAATGCCAAAAGTCGGATCGTGCAGTTTATGCGGGACTTTCAAGATAGTGTCTGTCAGGGCTTAGAAGCGGTCGATGGCGGTGGTACATTTCAAGAAGAAAGCTGGGATCGTCCCGAAGGTGGTGGCGGTCGCTCGCGGGTGATGAAAGAAGGTAATGTTTTCGAGCAAGGTGGGGTAAATTTTTCGGAAGTTTGGGGCGACCATTTACCACCTTCAATTTTAAGTCAACGTCCCGATGCGGCTGGACATCGCTGGTTTGCGACGGGTACCTCAATGGTACTGCATCCACGCAATCCTTATATTCCGACAGTCCATCTCAATTATCGTTACTTTGAAGCTGGCCCCGTGTGGTGGTTTGGGGGTGGTTTGGATCTAACGCCTTACTATCCGTTTGCTGAGGATGCCAGTCACCTGCACAATACGCTCAAAGCCGCCTGCGACAAGCACAGCTCCGATTTATACCCGACTTTTAAATTATGGTGCGACGAGTACTTTTATCTGAAGCATCGGAATGAAACTCGCGGCGTGGGTGGGATTTTCTTCGACTATCAAGATGGGCAAGGAGCATTGTATCGCGGCCCCGACCCCCAAGGCCCTGCGGCGCAACATAGCGACTCGATCGGGATTCCCGCACCGCGTACTTGGGAAGAGTTATTTGCAATTTCTCAAGACTGCGCGAATAGCTTTTTACCAGCATACCTGCCAATCGTCGAACGCCGCCGGAACACTGAATATGGCGATCGCCAGCGGAATTTTCAGTTATATCGGCGCGGACGCTATGTAGAATTTAATCTCGTCTACGATCGCGGTACGATCTTTGGATTGCAAACCAATGGACGTACAGAATCGATTCTGATGTCTCTACCACCCCTCGTCCGTTGGGAATACGGCTACCAACCCGAACCAAATTCCCCCGAAGCCGAACTCTACGAAACCTTTCTCAAGCCTCAAGACTGGGCAAATTGGAAAGGATAA
- a CDS encoding DEP domain-containing protein has protein sequence MLLKSQDVSYCQLVRQFGTTSEIVSGVSYQGNLFVRGNIYPVHQRQLAIAEMRRSYLDPEPAVACLLVEDGDVATIWYEDRYVLKIVKDAWDIVKYLNLSQLVNEMRSPQGVTIENRAQSFRLPYLRCFIGREAVDWMSARLSLDRQQAVMLGQRLIDDNWVKNLSDRQPFLDADLFYQFCMDK, from the coding sequence ATGTTACTCAAGTCACAGGACGTCAGTTATTGTCAACTCGTCCGTCAGTTTGGCACTACATCAGAAATTGTCAGCGGGGTCAGCTATCAGGGAAATCTATTCGTGCGCGGTAATATTTATCCCGTCCACCAACGTCAGTTAGCGATCGCCGAAATGCGTCGCAGCTATCTCGATCCAGAACCAGCCGTAGCTTGTCTATTAGTAGAAGATGGCGATGTTGCGACAATTTGGTATGAAGATCGCTACGTACTTAAAATCGTCAAAGATGCTTGGGATATTGTTAAATATTTAAATCTTTCTCAACTAGTTAACGAAATGCGATCGCCACAAGGTGTGACGATCGAAAATCGCGCCCAAAGTTTTAGACTTCCCTATCTGCGATGTTTTATCGGTCGCGAAGCGGTAGACTGGATGTCAGCCAGACTCTCGCTCGATCGGCAACAGGCAGTCATGCTCGGACAAAGATTGATTGATGACAATTGGGTCAAAAACTTATCCGATCGACAACCTTTTTTAGATGCCGATCTTTTTTATCAATTTTGCATGGACAAGTAG